A genomic window from Streptomyces broussonetiae includes:
- a CDS encoding ABC transporter permease, giving the protein MPEQPPYEPEGVIAGTGMGGAMDLAASEATTLEKTPGGPEGTGPAAKPRSLWSDAWRDLRRNPVFLLSALVIVFLVVISLWPSAIASGSPLTCDLARAQDGSGPGAPFGYDGQGCNVYTRTVYGARTSVTVGVLATLGVAVLGSVLGGLAGYFGGAWDAILSRITDIFFAIPVVLGGLVLLSVVTSNTVWPVIGFMVLLGWPQISRIARGSVITAKQNDYVQAARALGASDSRILLRHIAPNAVAPVIVVATIALGTYIALEATLSYLGVGLKPPSVSWGIDISAASPYVRNAPHALLWPSGALAVTVLAFIMLGDAVRDALDPKLR; this is encoded by the coding sequence ATGCCTGAGCAGCCGCCGTACGAACCCGAGGGCGTGATCGCCGGTACCGGCATGGGCGGCGCGATGGACCTCGCGGCGAGCGAGGCGACGACGCTCGAGAAGACCCCCGGAGGTCCCGAGGGCACCGGGCCCGCGGCCAAGCCGCGCTCCCTGTGGTCCGACGCCTGGCGGGACCTGCGCCGCAACCCGGTCTTCCTGCTCTCCGCGCTGGTCATCGTCTTCCTGGTCGTCATCTCCCTGTGGCCCTCGGCGATCGCCTCCGGCTCCCCGCTGACCTGCGACCTGGCCAGGGCCCAGGACGGCTCGGGACCGGGCGCCCCCTTCGGGTACGACGGCCAGGGCTGCAACGTCTACACACGCACCGTCTACGGCGCCCGTACGTCCGTCACGGTCGGCGTGCTGGCCACGCTGGGGGTGGCGGTCCTGGGCTCGGTGCTGGGCGGTCTGGCGGGCTATTTCGGCGGGGCGTGGGACGCGATCCTGTCCCGGATCACCGACATCTTCTTCGCGATCCCGGTGGTCCTGGGCGGTCTCGTCCTCCTGTCCGTGGTGACGAGCAACACGGTCTGGCCGGTGATCGGATTCATGGTGCTGCTCGGATGGCCGCAGATCTCCCGGATCGCCCGCGGCTCGGTCATCACCGCCAAGCAGAACGACTACGTCCAGGCCGCCCGTGCCCTCGGCGCCTCCGACAGCCGCATCCTGCTGCGCCACATCGCGCCCAACGCCGTGGCCCCCGTCATCGTCGTGGCGACGATCGCGCTCGGCACCTACATCGCCCTGGAGGCAACCCTGTCGTACCTCGGCGTGGGCCTCAAACCGCCCAGCGTCTCCTGGGGCATCGACATCTCCGCCGCCTCCCCCTACGTCCGCAACGCCCCCCACGCCCTCCTGTGGCCCTCCGGGGCCCTCGCCGTCACGGTCCTGGCCTTCATCATGCTGGGCGACGCGGTCCGCGACGCCCTCGATCCCAAGCTGAGGTGA
- a CDS encoding ABC transporter permease translates to MGRYVVRRLLQMIPVFIGSTLLIFLMVNVMGDPIAGLCGERACDPATAAQLKREFGLDKPVWQQYATYMGNVFTGDFGTAFNGQKVTELMSSAFPVTIRLTVVAILFEIVVGIALGVVTGLRRGRPVDTGVLLGTLVVISVPTFVTGLLLQLLLGVEWGWVRPSVSPAAAFDELIVPGLVLASVSLAYVTRLTRTSIAENKRSDYVRTAIAKGLPRHRVVVRHLLRNSLIPVVTFIGTDIGALMGGAIVTERIFNIHGVGYQLYQGILRQNTQTVVGFVTVLVLVFLVANLLVDLLYAVLDPRIRYA, encoded by the coding sequence ATGGGGCGCTATGTCGTGCGGCGGCTGCTGCAGATGATCCCGGTGTTCATCGGCTCGACGCTGCTGATCTTCCTGATGGTCAACGTGATGGGCGATCCCATCGCGGGCCTGTGCGGCGAGCGGGCGTGCGATCCGGCGACGGCCGCCCAGCTCAAGCGGGAGTTCGGCTTGGACAAGCCGGTCTGGCAGCAGTACGCGACCTACATGGGCAACGTCTTCACCGGCGACTTCGGTACGGCGTTCAACGGGCAGAAGGTCACCGAGCTGATGTCGTCGGCGTTCCCCGTCACGATCCGGCTGACCGTCGTGGCCATCCTCTTCGAGATCGTCGTCGGGATCGCGCTGGGCGTGGTGACGGGCCTGCGCCGCGGCCGGCCCGTCGACACCGGTGTCCTGCTCGGCACCCTGGTGGTCATCTCCGTGCCCACCTTCGTCACCGGTCTGCTGCTGCAGCTGCTGCTCGGCGTGGAGTGGGGCTGGGTCAGGCCGTCCGTCTCGCCGGCCGCGGCGTTCGACGAGCTGATCGTGCCGGGGCTGGTGCTCGCCTCGGTCTCGCTGGCCTACGTCACCCGGCTCACCCGCACCTCGATCGCCGAGAACAAGCGGTCCGACTACGTCCGTACGGCCATCGCCAAGGGCCTGCCCAGACACCGGGTCGTCGTACGCCACCTGCTGCGCAACTCGCTCATCCCCGTGGTCACCTTCATCGGCACCGACATCGGCGCGCTGATGGGCGGCGCGATCGTCACCGAGCGCATCTTCAACATCCACGGCGTCGGCTACCAGCTCTACCAGGGCATCCTGCGCCAGAACACCCAGACGGTCGTCGGTTTCGTGACGGTCCTCGTGCTGGTCTTCCTGGTCGCCAACCTCCTCGTCGACCTCCTGTACGCCGTACTCGACCCGAGGATCCGCTATGCCTGA
- a CDS encoding ABC transporter ATP-binding protein, which produces MLLEVRDLQVEFRTRDGIARAVNGVSYEVDAGQTLAVLGESGSGKSVTAQAVMGILDMPPGRISGGRILFQGQDLLGLKEEERRKIRGAGMAMIFQDALSALNPVICVGDQLGEMFVVHRGMSRRDARARAVELMDRVRIPAAAQRVQDYPHQFSGGMRQRIMIAMALSLEPALIIADEPTTALDVTVQAQVMDLLAELQREYRMGLILITHDLGVVADVADRIAVMYAGRIVENAPVHDIYKAPAHPYTRGLLDSIPRLDQKGQELYAIKGLPPNLMNIPPGCAFHPRCPMARDVCRTEVPPLYEVGEHRGSACHFWRECLHGPEQ; this is translated from the coding sequence GTGCTGCTCGAAGTGCGTGACCTGCAGGTGGAGTTCCGGACCCGGGACGGGATCGCCAGGGCCGTCAACGGGGTGAGTTACGAGGTCGACGCCGGGCAGACCCTCGCCGTGCTCGGGGAGTCGGGCTCGGGGAAGTCGGTGACCGCCCAGGCCGTCATGGGGATTCTCGACATGCCGCCGGGGCGGATCAGCGGGGGGCGGATCCTCTTCCAGGGGCAGGATCTGCTGGGGCTGAAAGAAGAGGAGCGGCGGAAGATCAGGGGGGCCGGGATGGCCATGATCTTCCAGGACGCGCTGTCGGCCCTCAACCCCGTGATCTGTGTGGGGGACCAGCTGGGCGAGATGTTCGTCGTGCACCGCGGGATGTCGCGGAGGGACGCCCGGGCCAGGGCCGTCGAGCTGATGGACCGGGTCCGGATCCCGGCCGCCGCCCAGCGGGTACAGGACTACCCCCACCAGTTCTCCGGCGGTATGCGCCAGCGCATCATGATCGCCATGGCGCTGTCCCTGGAGCCGGCGCTGATCATCGCCGACGAGCCCACCACCGCCCTCGACGTCACCGTGCAGGCCCAGGTCATGGACCTGCTCGCGGAGTTGCAGCGCGAGTACCGCATGGGACTGATCCTCATCACGCACGATCTGGGGGTCGTGGCGGACGTGGCCGACCGGATCGCCGTCATGTACGCGGGGCGGATCGTCGAGAACGCACCCGTCCACGACATCTACAAGGCGCCCGCCCACCCCTACACCCGGGGCCTGCTGGACTCCATCCCGCGCCTCGACCAGAAGGGCCAGGAGCTGTACGCCATCAAGGGCCTGCCGCCGAACCTGATGAACATCCCGCCCGGCTGCGCCTTCCACCCCCGCTGCCCGATGGCCCGGGACGTCTGCCGCACGGAGGTACCTCCGCTGTACGAGGTCGGCGAACACCGGGGCAGCGCCTGCCACTTCTGGAGGGAGTGCCTGCATGGCCCCGAGCAGTGA